A part of Vulpes lagopus strain Blue_001 chromosome 4, ASM1834538v1, whole genome shotgun sequence genomic DNA contains:
- the LOC121489927 gene encoding FXYD domain-containing ion transport regulator 5-like: MGLRRAAALCSRGCRIGTPSSDVSLSCAPPAPPPLCPGRAQMSLSGHLCLLTIVGLILPSRGQILKEATSISPADLASVNVNALTQPVPDTVHREPQSTPRMGLQTGGTTWEQMEGTQTPQPPEASELLAADRAMATMTTGKSSLRATPSPEPTKGTTLSKRQSPGRDIRWDPPLGPTGSSEDDPFSYDEDTLRKRALLVAAVLFITGIAILRSGKCRRLPQLCRNYNR; the protein is encoded by the coding sequence ATGGGGCTCCGCCGGGCCGCCGCCCTCTGCTCACGAGGCTGCCGGATCGGGACCCCCAGCTCCGACGTGAGTCTCTCCTGCGCTCCGCCCGCGCCGCCTCCCCTCTGCCCGGGGCGGGCTCAGATGTCGCTCTCTGGTCACCTGTGTCTCCTCACCATCGTTGGCCTGATTCTCCCCTCCAGAGGACAGATATTGAAGGAGGCCACATCCATTTCTCCAGCAGATCTAGCCAGTGTGAACGTTAATGCCTTGACCCAACCAGTCCCAGACACAGTCCACCGGGAACCCCAGTCCACACCTCGGATGGGCCTGCAGACTGGTGGAACAACATGGGAGCAGATGGAGGGGACCCAGACCCCACAACCCCCGGAAGCATCCGAGCTTCTAGCAGCAGATCGGGCGATGGCGACGATGACAACGGGCAAGAGCAGCCTGAGAGCAACTCCTTCTCCTGAACCCACCAAAGGCACCACGCTCTCCAAGAGACAGTCTCCAGGCAGAGACATCAGGTGGGACCCCCCACTCGGGCCAACTGGTTCCAGCGAGGACGACCCCTTCTCCTACGATGAGGACACTCTCCGGAAGCGGGCGCTGCTGGTCGCAGCTGTGCTGTTCATCACAGGCATTGCCATCCTCAGGAGTGGCAAATGTAGGCGGTTACCCCAGTTATGTCGGAATTATAACAGGTGA
- the RNF4 gene encoding E3 ubiquitin-protein ligase RNF4 isoform X1: MSTRKRRGGTINSRQAQKRTREAASTPEMALEAEPIELVESAGDEIVDLTCESLEPVVVDLTHNDSVVIVDERRRPRRNARRPRQDHADSCVVSSDDEELSRDRDVYVTTHTPRNTREEAATGLRPSGTVSCPICMDGYSEIVQNGRLIVSTECGHVFCSQCLRDALKNANTCPTCRKKINHKRYHPIYI; the protein is encoded by the exons AGAAAGCGTCGTGGTGGCACAATAAACTCTAGACAAGCCCAGAAGCGAACTCGGGAAGCAGCCTCCACCCCTGAGATGGCCTTGGAAGCAGAACCCATAGAACTTGTGGAAAGTG cTGGAGATGAAATAGTGGACCTCACCTGTGAATCGTTAGAGCCTGTGGTTGTTGACCTGACTCACAATGACTCTGTTGTG attgttgaCG AGAGGAGGCGGCCACGGAGGAACGCGAGGCGGCCACGCCAGGACCATGCCGACAGCTGTGTGGTGAGCAGTGATGATGAGGAGCTGTCCAGGGACAGAGACGTGTACGTGACCACCCACACTCCCAGAAACACAAGGGAGGAGGCAGCCACAGGACTCAG GCCCTCTGGTACTGTCAGTTGTCCAATCTGCATGGACGGGTACTCTGAG atTGTACAGAATGGACGACTCATTGTTTCTACAGAATGTGGCCACGTCTTTTGTAGCCAATGCCTCCGCGATGCCCTTAAGAATGCTAATACTTGCCCGACTTGCAGGAAAAAGATCAACCACAAACGATACCACCCCATTTATATATGA
- the RNF4 gene encoding E3 ubiquitin-protein ligase RNF4 isoform X2 gives MALEAEPIELVESAGDEIVDLTCESLEPVVVDLTHNDSVVIVDERRRPRRNARRPRQDHADSCVVSSDDEELSRDRDVYVTTHTPRNTREEAATGLRPSGTVSCPICMDGYSEIVQNGRLIVSTECGHVFCSQCLRDALKNANTCPTCRKKINHKRYHPIYI, from the exons ATGGCCTTGGAAGCAGAACCCATAGAACTTGTGGAAAGTG cTGGAGATGAAATAGTGGACCTCACCTGTGAATCGTTAGAGCCTGTGGTTGTTGACCTGACTCACAATGACTCTGTTGTG attgttgaCG AGAGGAGGCGGCCACGGAGGAACGCGAGGCGGCCACGCCAGGACCATGCCGACAGCTGTGTGGTGAGCAGTGATGATGAGGAGCTGTCCAGGGACAGAGACGTGTACGTGACCACCCACACTCCCAGAAACACAAGGGAGGAGGCAGCCACAGGACTCAG GCCCTCTGGTACTGTCAGTTGTCCAATCTGCATGGACGGGTACTCTGAG atTGTACAGAATGGACGACTCATTGTTTCTACAGAATGTGGCCACGTCTTTTGTAGCCAATGCCTCCGCGATGCCCTTAAGAATGCTAATACTTGCCCGACTTGCAGGAAAAAGATCAACCACAAACGATACCACCCCATTTATATATGA